A genomic window from Candidatus Binatia bacterium includes:
- a CDS encoding outer membrane lipoprotein-sorting protein gives MLAGLGLFALLALVPVSTFALDGGALLASSAKMNAPAGWSDRKSVMIIESFANDDKFRERRAEVKESLGEDLKVSSLSKFLGPADVLGLRVLDIWGAEEGGDAWVWAPSTRRFQKIATGQSDDAPAYGNEPSYRDAQLLDLLPRMAEDVEATVVDEETVDGMNMAVIDVDVGDRDWPFGKKFRVWVSTDDELIRKIEARKPGGAVSRRVTVMTYAQADGRNAAVKVSVENPASKRVTTFVRSDLEFDRGIPERAFSLRDLSKGR, from the coding sequence ATGCTGGCTGGTCTCGGTCTCTTCGCACTCCTTGCTCTGGTCCCCGTCTCGACCTTCGCGCTCGACGGAGGAGCCCTGCTGGCCTCGTCGGCGAAGATGAATGCGCCGGCCGGTTGGAGCGATCGCAAATCGGTGATGATCATCGAGTCGTTCGCCAACGACGACAAGTTCCGCGAGCGCCGGGCGGAAGTGAAGGAGTCTCTGGGGGAGGACCTGAAGGTCTCGTCTCTATCGAAGTTCCTCGGCCCGGCAGACGTCCTGGGGCTACGCGTCCTCGACATCTGGGGTGCCGAGGAGGGCGGTGATGCCTGGGTCTGGGCTCCGAGTACTCGCCGCTTCCAGAAGATCGCGACCGGCCAGAGCGATGATGCTCCCGCCTACGGGAACGAGCCGAGCTACCGCGACGCCCAGCTCCTCGATCTCCTTCCACGCATGGCGGAGGACGTCGAGGCTACCGTCGTCGACGAAGAGACCGTCGACGGGATGAACATGGCGGTGATCGACGTCGACGTGGGTGACCGCGACTGGCCCTTCGGAAAGAAGTTTCGCGTCTGGGTCTCGACCGACGACGAGTTGATTCGAAAGATCGAGGCCCGCAAGCCTGGCGGCGCAGTGTCTCGCCGGGTGACCGTGATGACGTACGCGCAGGCGGACGGCCGGAATGCGGCGGTGAAGGTCTCGGTGGAGAACCCCGCGAGTAAGCGCGTCACGACGTTCGTGCGAAGCGACTTGGAGTTCGACCGTGGAATTCCCGAGCGGGCCTTCAGCCTGCGCGATCTTTCGAAGGGGCGGTAG
- a CDS encoding ATP-binding protein yields the protein MALNVLSKKAQLTVDLEVSDTGLGMDEAARQQLFDPLFTTKVTGRGLGMAAVIGIIRQHRGAIQVESQLGRRTLVQLYFARIGGERMSAEPTNAQRRCSPRTQTEFGSYYST from the coding sequence GTGGCGTTGAACGTTCTTTCGAAGAAGGCTCAACTCACGGTCGATCTCGAGGTGTCCGATACCGGGTTGGGGATGGATGAGGCGGCGCGTCAGCAGTTGTTCGACCCGCTTTTTACAACCAAGGTTACGGGCCGCGGCCTCGGAATGGCCGCTGTGATCGGGATCATTCGCCAACATCGTGGTGCGATCCAGGTCGAGAGCCAACTCGGACGTAGGACTTTAGTACAGCTCTACTTTGCGCGCATCGGGGGCGAGAGAATGTCGGCTGAACCGACGAACGCGCAAAGGCGGTGTTCGCCAAGAACGCAGACTGAATTCGGCTCGTACTACTCGACCTGA
- a CDS encoding PadR family transcriptional regulator, whose translation MFRFHILGLLRKREPFHGYALMKEYNRRTGRNYGAGYFYRQLGELMTEGMVRQAPNPLGADPRRTPYQITEAGLDAFGEWFEDIPRDPLEANVDQVARAMFFSDVDPDIGARVLAMWQRDLLEKTKVLERELQYAHSKRKDLADMRPMLIRRDLFRVAADLEFLEDIGETLNGRRKQCEEVEASPAVAAKPQTKRKPKARTRAVGGT comes from the coding sequence ATGTTCCGATTCCACATCTTAGGGCTTCTGAGAAAACGCGAACCGTTCCACGGCTACGCGCTCATGAAGGAATACAACCGGCGGACCGGGAGAAACTACGGCGCCGGATACTTCTACCGACAACTCGGTGAACTCATGACCGAGGGAATGGTGCGACAGGCCCCGAACCCACTCGGCGCCGACCCCAGACGCACGCCCTACCAGATTACCGAGGCCGGCCTCGACGCCTTCGGCGAGTGGTTCGAGGACATCCCTCGCGATCCGCTCGAAGCCAACGTCGACCAGGTTGCCCGCGCGATGTTCTTCTCCGACGTCGATCCCGACATCGGCGCTCGCGTGCTCGCCATGTGGCAACGCGACCTTCTGGAGAAGACCAAGGTTCTCGAACGGGAGCTTCAGTACGCCCACTCGAAGCGAAAAGACCTCGCCGACATGCGACCCATGCTGATCCGCCGTGACCTCTTCCGCGTCGCCGCCGACCTCGAGTTCCTCGAGGACATCGGCGAGACGCTCAACGGGCGCCGAAAGCAGTGCGAGGAAGTCGAAGCCTCGCCGGCCGTCGCCGCCAAACCACAGACCAAGCGGAAGCCGAAGGCACGCACCCGGGCGGTCGGCGGAACCTGA
- a CDS encoding glucose 1-dehydrogenase → MIADNHDPRNLFDMSGKVALVTGGSRGLGREMVLAFAQNGADVVIASRKIENCEALAKEVEEKTGRRAVPVGCHVGEWPQCDALVDAAYDAFGKVDILVNNAGMSPLYPSLPEVTEDLYDKVLAVNLKGPFRLSSVIGARMAEGDGGSIINVSSVAAVQPSPVEIPYGAAKAGLNNLTLGLARVLAPKVRVNCLMPGPFLTDISKAWDLESFKRAAATSIPLRRGGEPGEIVGAALYLASDASSYTTGAVIKIDGGVAYTPG, encoded by the coding sequence ATGATTGCGGACAACCACGACCCGAGAAATCTCTTCGACATGAGCGGCAAGGTCGCTCTCGTCACCGGCGGGAGCCGGGGCCTGGGCCGCGAAATGGTGCTCGCATTCGCCCAGAACGGAGCCGACGTCGTGATCGCCAGCCGCAAGATCGAGAACTGCGAGGCGCTCGCCAAGGAAGTCGAAGAAAAGACGGGGCGCCGCGCGGTCCCGGTCGGCTGCCATGTCGGCGAGTGGCCCCAGTGCGACGCTCTCGTCGACGCGGCGTACGACGCGTTCGGGAAAGTCGACATTCTGGTCAACAACGCCGGCATGTCCCCCCTCTACCCCTCTCTGCCCGAGGTGACCGAGGATCTCTACGACAAAGTACTGGCGGTGAACTTGAAGGGGCCCTTTCGGCTGTCCTCCGTGATCGGCGCGCGAATGGCCGAAGGAGACGGCGGCTCGATCATCAACGTGAGCAGCGTTGCCGCGGTGCAGCCGTCACCGGTCGAGATTCCCTACGGAGCGGCGAAGGCCGGCCTCAACAACCTCACGCTCGGCCTGGCACGCGTCCTCGCGCCCAAGGTGAGAGTGAACTGTCTCATGCCCGGCCCCTTTCTGACCGACATCAGCAAGGCGTGGGATCTCGAGTCGTTCAAACGTGCCGCGGCGACCAGCATCCCGCTTCGGCGGGGCGGCGAGCCGGGCGAGATCGTAGGAGCGGCCCTCTACCTCGCATCCGACGCCTCGAGCTATACGACCGGCGCCGTCATCAAGATCGACGGGGGCGTCGCATACACGCCCGGGTGA
- a CDS encoding haloalkane dehalogenase, with product MSLYRRSAVILCLALLTACGDGASTAPAPTPPETREGSNFVRVLDTELHFVQRGEGRPILFLHGNPTSSYLWRNVTPHLSPLGRTIALDLPGHGDSGKPDIDYRFPTQLAYVEEFIRVLGLEDLVLVIHDWGSGLGFAYASRHPENVQGIAFMEGMIRPFESLADVSPLFAPSLEQFRDPVISRDLLITQNLFIEQILATSVLSGLSEEDLNVYRKPFLDPASRKPIWRWPNEIPIAGEPADNHEIFETYAAYLRTDAVPKLWLYGTPGVLLPESKGSEIVGVMPNVTAVGVGPGLHYLQEDQPEAIGVAIAEWLGANGLAD from the coding sequence ATGTCGCTCTACCGCCGCTCCGCCGTCATTCTCTGCTTGGCTCTGCTCACCGCGTGTGGGGATGGGGCATCGACCGCGCCGGCGCCCACGCCGCCGGAGACCCGGGAAGGGTCGAACTTCGTACGGGTCCTCGATACCGAGCTGCACTTCGTTCAGCGAGGCGAGGGGCGCCCGATCTTGTTCCTGCACGGCAATCCGACGTCGAGTTACCTTTGGCGCAACGTCACCCCGCACTTGAGTCCCCTCGGCCGAACGATCGCGTTGGATCTCCCAGGCCACGGCGACTCCGGCAAGCCGGACATCGACTATCGCTTTCCCACCCAACTGGCCTACGTCGAAGAGTTCATCCGGGTTCTCGGGCTCGAGGACCTGGTGCTCGTGATCCACGACTGGGGCTCGGGACTGGGTTTCGCGTACGCTTCTCGTCATCCAGAGAACGTGCAGGGCATCGCTTTCATGGAGGGGATGATTCGGCCGTTCGAATCTCTCGCGGACGTCTCACCGTTGTTCGCGCCGTCACTCGAGCAGTTCCGGGACCCGGTGATCAGTCGAGATCTGCTCATCACGCAGAACCTGTTCATCGAACAGATTCTGGCGACGTCGGTGCTCAGCGGGCTCTCGGAGGAAGATCTGAACGTCTACCGGAAGCCGTTTCTCGATCCAGCCAGCCGCAAGCCCATCTGGCGTTGGCCGAACGAGATTCCGATCGCGGGCGAGCCCGCAGACAACCATGAGATCTTCGAGACGTATGCCGCGTATCTGCGGACCGACGCCGTGCCGAAGCTCTGGCTTTACGGCACGCCGGGCGTGCTTCTGCCGGAGTCGAAGGGGAGCGAGATCGTCGGCGTGATGCCGAATGTCACCGCCGTAGGGGTCGGCCCAGGGCTCCACTACCTGCAGGAAGATCAGCCCGAAGCGATCGGTGTTGCGATCGCGGAGTGGTTAGGTGCGAACGGTTTGGCCGACTAG
- a CDS encoding ferritin-like domain-containing protein: protein MKTRELMRLQNTGHQGINSIFSKAHSADWDIDRDVDWSTPVEPGDSLVDHEWTAFGRTDTFKALPEEVRSYVTRRGLGRVLNILQVGESVAQDICAKLALKLRHEDHRNAAVAQAMDEARHHLAYVRFLEKMGEEPEDIDPFTEDMFDQLLAAEDPRRMIAFEQFFLESMAMNIFEGIHDHATNPLLRDILAFITRDESRHMGFGVLYLADWMKEATLDERTAFAQSWLPRILFTVTDRPGPLMARQIIRRIEEAGHPDAAKLAPALLREQEQLNAQDHELLLSGQKPSHLLKSAKNVGLLAPEIVDALGVADHPLVQAANRNVEPPPPS, encoded by the coding sequence ATGAAAACGCGTGAACTGATGCGCCTCCAGAACACGGGGCACCAGGGAATCAACTCGATCTTCAGCAAGGCCCACTCGGCTGACTGGGACATCGACCGCGACGTGGACTGGTCGACACCGGTCGAGCCGGGGGATTCCCTGGTCGACCACGAGTGGACCGCGTTCGGGCGTACCGACACGTTCAAGGCGCTGCCGGAGGAGGTCCGCAGTTACGTCACGCGCCGCGGGCTCGGGCGTGTTCTGAACATCCTGCAAGTCGGAGAGAGCGTCGCTCAGGACATCTGCGCGAAGCTCGCGCTGAAGCTGCGGCACGAAGACCACCGAAACGCCGCCGTCGCGCAGGCGATGGATGAGGCGCGCCATCACCTCGCCTATGTGCGCTTCCTCGAGAAAATGGGCGAAGAACCCGAAGACATCGATCCGTTCACAGAGGACATGTTCGACCAGCTGCTCGCGGCCGAAGACCCCCGGCGTATGATCGCGTTCGAGCAGTTCTTCCTCGAGAGCATGGCGATGAACATCTTCGAGGGCATCCACGACCACGCGACGAACCCTCTGCTGCGCGACATCCTTGCGTTCATCACGCGCGACGAAAGCCGTCACATGGGCTTCGGGGTCCTCTACCTCGCCGACTGGATGAAGGAAGCGACGCTGGACGAGCGCACCGCGTTCGCTCAGAGTTGGCTGCCGCGAATCCTGTTCACCGTGACGGACCGGCCCGGTCCTCTCATGGCGCGGCAGATCATCCGCCGGATCGAGGAAGCCGGGCACCCCGACGCGGCAAAGCTCGCTCCCGCGCTTCTGCGCGAACAAGAGCAGCTGAACGCTCAGGACCACGAGCTCCTGCTGAGCGGGCAGAAACCATCACATCTGCTCAAGAGCGCAAAGAACGTGGGCCTCCTAGCACCGGAGATCGTCGATGCCCTGGGCGTCGCCGACCACCCGCTCGTGCAGGCTGCCAACCGCAACGTGGAGCCACCCCCGCCCTCCTGA
- a CDS encoding carboxyl transferase domain-containing protein: MSWKKEVDQIEQRRRLAKELGGTDAVDRQHERGRLTVRERIDGLIDQESFREVGPIAGYAETNEDGSLKSFQPGNYVLGIAKVGGRPCVVGGEDFTQRGGSPTPAGLRKSVYAEELACKRRLPLVRFLEGGGGSVRGSGKRGPSPDPVYTTHRFVSIARVLETAPVVSAALGAVAGFPAARLVASHFAIMTRDTAQVLIGGPALVERALGEKKTKEELGGAKVHERSSVVDAVAADENEVFNLMRGFLSYMPTNVSELPPVLDAGDDPERCEEALLAIIPRNRRRVYDARKLVRLVVDKDSFFEMTPLFGRPQITALARLNGTPVGVVANDPFHLGGSMTAHGAQKFRRFVRLCETFHLPILSFVDQPGFMIGSEAESTATIRLGMEAISETVRSTVPWASVIVRKSYGVAAAAHYGPDGTVFAWPSAERGALPLEGGVAVAFRREIAEAPDPDAKRKELEELLSKGRTPFPSADFFSVHDLIDPRRTRPALCEWLESVQPSMRARVTRL; encoded by the coding sequence GTGAGTTGGAAGAAGGAAGTCGATCAGATCGAGCAACGACGCCGGCTGGCGAAGGAACTCGGGGGAACGGATGCCGTCGACCGTCAACACGAGCGCGGACGCCTGACCGTCCGCGAGCGCATCGACGGATTGATCGACCAGGAGTCGTTCCGCGAGGTCGGCCCTATCGCGGGCTACGCTGAGACCAACGAGGACGGGTCCCTCAAGTCCTTCCAACCCGGAAACTACGTCCTCGGAATCGCAAAAGTCGGCGGACGCCCCTGTGTAGTCGGCGGCGAGGACTTCACACAGCGCGGCGGCTCTCCCACTCCGGCCGGCCTTCGCAAGAGCGTCTACGCCGAAGAGCTCGCCTGTAAGCGCCGCCTCCCGCTCGTGCGCTTCCTCGAAGGTGGCGGCGGAAGTGTGCGCGGCTCCGGGAAACGAGGCCCGTCGCCCGACCCGGTCTATACGACCCATCGCTTCGTCTCGATCGCGCGCGTGCTCGAGACCGCGCCGGTCGTCTCCGCGGCCCTGGGCGCCGTCGCCGGCTTTCCCGCCGCGCGCCTGGTCGCTTCTCACTTCGCGATCATGACCCGCGACACGGCACAGGTTCTCATCGGCGGCCCTGCACTCGTCGAACGGGCACTCGGCGAGAAGAAGACCAAAGAAGAACTCGGCGGCGCGAAGGTGCACGAGCGCAGTAGTGTGGTCGATGCGGTCGCCGCGGATGAGAACGAAGTGTTCAATCTCATGCGTGGGTTCCTGTCCTACATGCCAACCAACGTGTCAGAACTGCCTCCCGTTCTGGATGCCGGGGACGACCCCGAGCGATGCGAGGAGGCTCTGCTGGCGATCATCCCTCGCAACCGGAGGCGGGTCTATGACGCACGCAAGCTCGTGCGCCTCGTCGTCGACAAGGACTCGTTCTTCGAGATGACGCCGCTGTTCGGCCGACCGCAGATCACCGCTCTCGCGCGCCTGAACGGGACGCCCGTCGGCGTCGTCGCGAACGACCCGTTCCATCTCGGTGGGTCGATGACGGCCCACGGGGCCCAGAAGTTCCGGCGTTTCGTGCGCCTCTGCGAGACGTTCCACCTCCCGATCCTCAGCTTCGTAGATCAGCCCGGGTTCATGATCGGATCGGAAGCCGAATCGACCGCGACGATCCGACTTGGCATGGAGGCGATCTCGGAGACGGTGCGATCGACGGTGCCGTGGGCGTCCGTGATCGTCCGGAAGTCGTACGGCGTCGCCGCAGCAGCCCACTACGGACCGGACGGAACGGTGTTCGCGTGGCCCTCCGCCGAGCGGGGCGCACTTCCGCTCGAAGGTGGCGTCGCCGTCGCGTTCCGGCGTGAGATCGCCGAAGCTCCGGATCCCGACGCGAAGCGCAAGGAACTCGAGGAGCTTCTATCGAAGGGGCGAACGCCGTTCCCTTCCGCCGATTTCTTCTCGGTGCACGATCTGATCGACCCGCGGCGCACTCGCCCGGCTCTCTGCGAGTGGCTGGAAAGCGTTCAGCCTTCGATGCGAGCGCGGGTGACGCGGCTCTAG
- a CDS encoding LLM class flavin-dependent oxidoreductase, which translates to MYLIRFDMRAPEHGAPTTELYPAALEMSAWGEKNGCVVVVVSEHHCSPDGYLPSPLIFATAVAAKTDSILINVAALILPLYDPIKAAEDMAVLDILSKGRVSYVLGMGYRDEEYAMFGVDRRRRAKQLEANIEALQKAFTGEPFEFEGRPVHVTPKPVTPGGPSLALGGGSLIAARRAARFGLDLLASGATPGLEEAYREESARVGREPGYCRVPDGAPTTVFVAEDLDRAWERIGPYLLHDAKTYGAWLKGQDTTTKSGAQTIDDLRAEQGPYRIVTVAEAAELIRNHGILSLQPLCGGAPPEIGWETMKLVAGKVLPSLT; encoded by the coding sequence GTGTACTTGATCCGATTCGACATGCGCGCGCCCGAACACGGCGCACCGACGACAGAGCTCTACCCAGCTGCCCTCGAGATGTCGGCGTGGGGCGAAAAGAACGGCTGTGTGGTCGTCGTCGTTTCCGAACACCACTGCTCCCCCGACGGGTATCTCCCTTCGCCCCTGATCTTCGCAACGGCAGTCGCCGCAAAGACCGATAGCATCTTGATCAACGTAGCCGCACTCATCCTCCCCCTCTACGACCCGATTAAGGCCGCAGAGGACATGGCGGTGCTCGACATCTTGAGCAAGGGGCGCGTCTCCTACGTCCTCGGGATGGGATACCGCGACGAGGAGTACGCGATGTTCGGCGTAGACCGCCGGCGGCGCGCGAAGCAGTTGGAAGCCAATATCGAGGCACTTCAGAAGGCGTTCACCGGCGAGCCGTTCGAGTTCGAGGGGCGCCCGGTCCACGTGACGCCGAAGCCGGTGACCCCAGGTGGTCCGTCCCTGGCGCTCGGCGGCGGGAGCCTGATCGCTGCCCGACGGGCCGCGAGATTCGGGCTCGATCTCCTCGCAAGTGGTGCAACGCCGGGGCTCGAGGAGGCCTACCGAGAAGAGTCGGCTCGCGTCGGACGCGAGCCCGGCTACTGTCGAGTGCCCGACGGCGCGCCCACCACCGTCTTCGTCGCCGAAGATCTCGATCGCGCCTGGGAGCGGATCGGCCCGTATCTCCTCCACGATGCCAAGACCTACGGCGCGTGGCTGAAGGGCCAAGACACGACGACCAAGTCCGGTGCGCAGACCATCGACGACTTGCGCGCCGAGCAGGGCCCCTACCGGATCGTCACGGTCGCAGAGGCGGCCGAGTTGATCCGCAACCACGGGATCCTGAGTCTGCAACCGCTCTGCGGAGGAGCCCCGCCCGAGATCGGATGGGAGACGATGAAGCTGGTCGCGGGCAAAGTCTTGCCCTCCCTCACCTAG
- the uvrA gene encoding excinuclease ABC subunit UvrA, with protein sequence MKGGATELDHIWVKGAREHNLKSVELRIPKKKLVVLTGVSGSGKSSLAFDTVYAEGQRRYVESLSSYARQFLGQMEKPKYDHIRGLSPTVSIEQKTTGTNPRSTVGTITEISDYLRVLYARVGEQHCHQCGRKVKGQTAQRIARELADQKAGTRVILMAPLLVNRKGEFRELLADARAQGFVRLRVDGETVLSEEVEALDKKKKHHVEAIVDRLVMKAGILPRLTESVETALKMGGGTMLASIDGKADRVFSENLSCPNCKIGFPELTPQAFSFNSPQGMCVDCNGLGTRMELDPELLVPNEELSLADGVVKPWGKMTSDKKGWGTRVRMQVCAAYKIPLDVPWKKLTAAQRKILLYGAGERRFELKWDNGNMRVRFEGCIPRLTRVFVQTRSDGMKRWYGQFMATAACSTCAGARLRRESSAVQLGKKSIVEVSQMTIDDARDFFTGLKLTGAAGEISGEVLKEIRNRLEFLSSVGLSYLSLDRAGPSLSGGESQRIRLASQVGSELTGVIYILDEPSIGLHQRDNKKLLATLLRMRDIGNTVVVVEHDEETIRAADWVIDFGPGAGVRGGEIIHAGTPKSLEKNRKSITGAYLAGRERVPVPERRREPTGEIRVVGASENNLKKVDASFPLGVLTAVTGVSGAGKSTLVNDVLYPALSRHLHQSQQKAGKHVRIEGVDQIDKVVGIDQRPIGRTPRSNPVTYIKVFDEIRSFFAMLPGSKVRGYKPGRFSFNVKGGRCEACQGDGVLKVEMHFLSDVYVKCEDCAGRRFNEATLEVRYKGHSIADVLELTVAEALDVFEAHPKVSAQLRLLADVGLDYLHLGQPSPTLSGGEAQRIKLARELSKRATGRTIYLLDEPTTGLHFDDVKKLLSVLDRLVDAGNTIIVIEHNLDVIKTADWIIDLGPDGGPGGGTIVGEGTPEKVARLKKSQTGKYLKPLC encoded by the coding sequence ATGAAGGGTGGGGCCACCGAGCTCGATCACATCTGGGTCAAAGGTGCGCGTGAACACAACCTGAAATCGGTCGAACTGCGCATTCCGAAGAAGAAGCTCGTGGTCCTCACGGGGGTATCCGGATCGGGCAAGTCGTCGCTCGCGTTCGATACCGTCTACGCCGAGGGGCAGCGGCGTTACGTCGAGAGTCTGTCGTCGTACGCCCGCCAGTTTCTCGGCCAGATGGAGAAGCCGAAGTACGACCACATCCGCGGCCTTTCGCCGACGGTATCGATCGAGCAGAAGACGACCGGCACGAATCCGCGCTCGACCGTCGGGACCATTACGGAGATCTCGGACTATCTCCGCGTTCTCTACGCGCGCGTCGGAGAGCAGCATTGTCATCAATGCGGCCGGAAGGTGAAAGGCCAGACCGCGCAGCGCATTGCCCGCGAACTCGCCGACCAGAAGGCCGGAACGCGGGTCATCCTCATGGCGCCGCTGCTGGTGAATCGAAAGGGGGAGTTTCGAGAACTCCTCGCGGATGCTCGGGCCCAGGGCTTCGTGCGCCTACGGGTCGACGGCGAGACGGTGCTCAGCGAAGAAGTCGAAGCACTCGACAAGAAGAAGAAGCATCACGTCGAGGCGATCGTGGATCGGCTCGTAATGAAGGCTGGAATTTTGCCGCGTCTGACGGAGTCGGTGGAAACCGCGCTCAAAATGGGCGGCGGCACGATGCTGGCGTCGATCGACGGGAAGGCGGACCGGGTGTTCTCGGAGAACCTTTCGTGCCCGAATTGCAAGATTGGCTTCCCGGAGCTGACGCCGCAGGCCTTTAGTTTCAATTCGCCGCAGGGAATGTGCGTGGATTGCAACGGACTTGGCACGCGAATGGAGTTGGACCCGGAGCTTCTCGTTCCGAACGAAGAGCTTTCCCTCGCGGACGGCGTGGTGAAGCCCTGGGGCAAGATGACGTCGGACAAGAAGGGCTGGGGGACCCGAGTCCGGATGCAGGTCTGCGCGGCCTACAAGATCCCGCTCGATGTGCCCTGGAAGAAGCTCACGGCGGCGCAGCGGAAGATCTTGCTCTACGGCGCGGGGGAGCGTCGGTTCGAGCTCAAGTGGGACAACGGGAACATGCGCGTCCGCTTCGAGGGGTGTATCCCGCGTTTGACGCGCGTCTTCGTGCAAACGCGTTCGGATGGGATGAAGCGCTGGTACGGGCAGTTCATGGCCACCGCGGCGTGCTCGACGTGCGCGGGCGCTCGCCTTCGGCGCGAGAGTTCGGCTGTCCAACTCGGGAAGAAGTCGATCGTCGAGGTCTCGCAGATGACCATCGACGACGCGCGTGACTTCTTCACCGGTCTGAAACTGACCGGGGCCGCCGGAGAGATCTCCGGCGAAGTCCTGAAGGAGATCCGGAATCGGCTCGAGTTCCTATCCTCCGTGGGGCTGTCGTACTTGAGCCTGGATCGAGCGGGGCCTTCACTCTCGGGCGGCGAGTCGCAACGCATTCGGCTTGCAAGTCAGGTTGGGTCGGAACTCACCGGCGTCATCTACATTCTCGACGAGCCGAGTATCGGACTGCACCAGCGAGACAACAAGAAACTGTTGGCCACGCTTCTGCGCATGCGTGACATCGGCAACACCGTGGTCGTCGTCGAGCATGACGAGGAGACGATCCGCGCAGCCGACTGGGTGATCGACTTCGGCCCGGGGGCCGGCGTGCGTGGGGGAGAGATCATCCACGCCGGAACTCCGAAGAGCCTCGAGAAGAACCGGAAGTCGATCACGGGTGCGTATCTGGCCGGTCGCGAGAGGGTTCCGGTTCCCGAAAGGCGCCGAGAGCCTACAGGTGAGATTCGCGTGGTAGGCGCGTCGGAGAACAACCTGAAGAAGGTCGACGCTTCGTTCCCGTTGGGCGTACTTACCGCCGTGACGGGAGTTTCAGGGGCAGGCAAGTCGACCCTCGTGAACGACGTGCTCTACCCCGCGTTGTCGCGGCATCTGCATCAGTCGCAGCAGAAGGCGGGAAAGCACGTTCGGATTGAAGGGGTAGATCAGATCGACAAGGTGGTCGGAATCGATCAGCGCCCGATCGGACGAACCCCGCGGTCCAACCCAGTGACGTACATCAAGGTCTTCGATGAGATTCGGAGCTTCTTCGCGATGCTCCCGGGCTCGAAGGTTCGTGGATACAAGCCGGGGCGGTTCAGTTTCAACGTGAAGGGCGGTCGTTGTGAGGCCTGCCAGGGCGATGGCGTGCTCAAGGTCGAGATGCACTTCTTGTCCGATGTCTACGTGAAGTGTGAGGATTGTGCCGGCCGTCGGTTCAACGAGGCGACACTCGAAGTTCGGTACAAGGGCCACTCGATCGCGGATGTGCTCGAGTTGACGGTGGCGGAAGCGCTCGACGTGTTCGAGGCGCACCCCAAGGTGAGCGCTCAGCTCCGGCTGCTGGCTGACGTTGGTCTCGACTACCTCCATCTCGGCCAGCCTTCGCCGACGCTCAGTGGCGGCGAAGCGCAACGGATCAAGCTCGCACGAGAACTCTCGAAGCGCGCGACGGGTCGTACGATCTACCTTTTGGACGAGCCGACGACGGGTCTGCACTTCGACGACGTGAAGAAGCTTCTCAGCGTGCTCGATCGGCTCGTGGATGCGGGCAACACGATCATCGTGATCGAGCACAACCTCGATGTCATCAAGACGGCCGATTGGATCATCGACCTCGGCCCGGATGGTGGACCCGGCGGAGGCACGATCGTTGGGGAGGGAACCCCGGAGAAGGTCGCCCGGCTGAAGAAGTCGCAGACTGGCAAGTACCTGAAGCCGCTCTGCTGA